In one Paraburkholderia megapolitana genomic region, the following are encoded:
- a CDS encoding type II toxin-antitoxin system HipA family toxin: MADQVRPVWVWLPGHVAPVRCGTFEWSPGLGRFSYSEDYRKHDGALPLDPINLPFTRSQKPDTTTSMNGVFGVLRDAAPEGFGLDMLLARHAKETLDEVERMDLAPGDGVGAIEVCEDGQIERKVAFVPPTEDDLKIILAETEEGYSPRRVVRRLSGVDGSTSLGGEKPKLTVSREVDGATEWWIAKLQEREGAPHLPAREYVAMTLAARCGIDVAAVRYERVGPHEVVLVRRFDRKVTDAGVERTLFASAATVLRLRGDSTPEDPDRSYVKLAYELRRWCGDRTQGYVEQQRELWRRMTFNALVGNYDDHPRNHGLLCRAGTWTLSPAYDVVAIPRRREVQAMAVNRAGTRLATPESLVKDAASFSYGVVEAWDVLRGMAATVHTSWQQLFLDVGMDEATLESQRPAFQLAEQIVTGELSLDPSQFERPRRARAARSVAARSTDKA, translated from the coding sequence GTGGCTGATCAAGTGCGACCGGTGTGGGTCTGGCTGCCGGGGCACGTCGCGCCTGTGCGATGCGGCACATTCGAATGGTCACCGGGCCTCGGTCGTTTCTCGTACAGCGAGGACTACAGGAAGCATGACGGCGCGCTTCCGCTCGACCCGATCAATCTCCCGTTTACGCGCTCACAGAAGCCGGACACGACGACCAGTATGAACGGCGTCTTCGGCGTGCTGCGCGACGCAGCCCCTGAAGGCTTCGGCCTGGACATGTTGCTCGCCAGACACGCAAAGGAAACGCTCGACGAGGTCGAGCGGATGGATCTCGCGCCCGGTGATGGCGTTGGCGCGATCGAGGTTTGTGAGGATGGGCAGATCGAGCGAAAGGTGGCCTTCGTGCCGCCGACCGAAGATGACCTGAAAATCATTCTTGCCGAGACCGAAGAGGGCTATTCGCCGCGGCGTGTGGTGCGGCGGCTGTCGGGTGTGGACGGCAGCACGAGTCTTGGCGGAGAGAAGCCCAAACTAACGGTCTCCCGCGAGGTCGACGGCGCCACGGAGTGGTGGATCGCCAAACTTCAGGAGCGCGAAGGGGCGCCACATCTTCCGGCGCGCGAGTACGTCGCGATGACGCTGGCCGCTCGATGCGGCATTGACGTAGCCGCAGTCCGTTACGAGCGCGTTGGTCCGCATGAAGTTGTCCTCGTAAGACGCTTTGATCGCAAGGTTACGGACGCTGGGGTGGAAAGGACTCTGTTCGCGAGCGCTGCGACCGTGCTTCGGCTGCGAGGTGATTCAACGCCTGAAGATCCGGACCGCTCTTACGTCAAGCTGGCTTACGAGCTGCGGCGCTGGTGCGGCGATCGCACTCAGGGATACGTCGAGCAGCAGCGCGAACTCTGGCGCCGGATGACCTTCAATGCGCTCGTCGGCAACTACGACGATCATCCGCGTAACCACGGGCTGCTCTGCCGGGCCGGTACGTGGACGCTTTCACCGGCCTACGATGTTGTTGCGATTCCCCGCCGTCGGGAGGTGCAGGCAATGGCTGTGAATCGTGCGGGCACACGCCTCGCGACGCCCGAGTCGCTTGTGAAGGATGCTGCGTCGTTTTCCTACGGGGTCGTCGAAGCGTGGGACGTCCTGCGTGGGATGGCTGCGACCGTGCACACCTCGTGGCAGCAGCTCTTTCTTGACGTGGGAATGGATGAAGCCACTCTCGAATCACAGCGGCCGGCATTCCAGCTTGCCGAACAGATCGTTACTGGAGAGTTGTCGTTGGACCCGTCTCAGTTCGAGCGTCCGCGTCGCGCGCGTGCAGCACGCTCTGTTGCAGCGCGCTCCACGGACAAGGCATAA
- a CDS encoding helix-turn-helix domain-containing protein — MKIAQRLDLLPFEVEEAVVAIGRKIQLARRARGWTQSDLAAKMGVGINMVVNLEKGSPSVAFGQVATALWTLDSLDPLREAARTDQDPVIQQEALSRLTRSKRGSRG, encoded by the coding sequence GTGAAAATTGCCCAACGTCTGGACCTGCTGCCTTTCGAGGTCGAGGAAGCCGTAGTTGCGATCGGCAGGAAAATCCAGCTCGCGCGCCGTGCTCGCGGCTGGACGCAGAGTGATCTTGCCGCAAAGATGGGCGTGGGCATCAATATGGTCGTCAACCTCGAAAAGGGATCGCCATCTGTGGCCTTTGGCCAGGTCGCGACGGCGTTGTGGACGCTCGATAGTCTCGACCCGCTCCGGGAGGCCGCCCGCACCGATCAGGACCCGGTAATCCAGCAGGAAGCACTGAGTCGATTGACACGATCGAAGCGAGGTTCCCGTGGCTGA
- a CDS encoding rhodanese-like domain-containing protein, whose product MTTEFSTAATSVDFRTISAGTARAWLNDAAEVAFFDVREAGQFGEAHPFFAVPLPYSRLELDAPRLAPRRTVRVVLIDGGEPDALAERAARRLVALGYTNVSVVEGGTAGWQAAGYTLFKGINVPSKTFGELVEHAYATPHLSADELARWQREGRAFALLDGRTLEEHTKMTIPGALSCPNGELPLRIDAFVNDATTPIVIHCAGRTRSIIGAEVLRSFGVTNPVIALENGTQGWALAGHALEHGSVRHEVVTNPVHASAVGRERAAALARRFAIPALDVRTAQAWLDDPTRTTYAIDVRTAKEFAHDGLRGTVHAPGGQLLQATDQTIGVRGARVLLIDHDGVRAQVIATWLWQLGIDAALIDSRDAAVLNFGAEDGAHVAAVPKLESLDGDALRRLVADDGKPPLYLLDLRSSAAYRREHARGAHWTIRPQLPQALASIGANARDTFLLFADTPAVAELAALDLREAGYTVLAVAADGIDAWRDAGLPLEASPDRPADDARIDYLFFVHDRHEGNLDAARAYLAWETGLIAQCAPDELAAFRIDPRAGEKTSAPDPSNVARPSWPGGGAGTRDSRVRDSATRPVLRERLRIP is encoded by the coding sequence ATGACGACCGAATTCTCTACCGCAGCGACTAGCGTTGACTTCAGAACCATTTCCGCGGGGACGGCGCGCGCGTGGTTGAACGACGCGGCCGAAGTTGCGTTCTTCGATGTGCGCGAAGCCGGGCAGTTCGGCGAAGCGCATCCATTCTTCGCGGTGCCGCTGCCGTATAGCCGGCTCGAGCTCGATGCGCCGCGTCTTGCGCCGCGGCGCACGGTGCGCGTGGTGCTGATCGACGGTGGTGAGCCTGACGCGCTCGCTGAGCGCGCCGCGCGACGACTCGTGGCGCTGGGCTATACGAATGTGTCGGTGGTCGAGGGCGGTACCGCCGGTTGGCAAGCTGCGGGCTATACGCTGTTCAAAGGCATCAACGTACCTTCGAAAACCTTCGGCGAACTGGTCGAGCATGCGTATGCGACGCCGCATCTGTCGGCGGATGAGCTCGCGCGCTGGCAGCGCGAAGGGCGCGCGTTCGCGTTGCTCGACGGCCGCACGCTCGAAGAACATACGAAGATGACGATTCCAGGTGCACTCAGTTGCCCGAACGGCGAATTGCCGCTGCGCATCGATGCCTTCGTGAACGATGCGACAACGCCGATCGTGATTCATTGCGCGGGGCGCACACGCAGCATCATCGGTGCAGAGGTACTGCGCAGTTTCGGCGTGACGAATCCGGTCATTGCACTCGAAAACGGTACCCAGGGCTGGGCGCTGGCAGGCCATGCGCTGGAGCACGGCAGCGTGCGGCACGAGGTCGTGACGAACCCGGTGCACGCATCGGCGGTTGGGCGCGAGCGTGCAGCCGCGCTGGCGCGGCGCTTTGCGATTCCCGCGCTCGACGTGCGCACGGCGCAGGCATGGCTCGACGATCCGACGCGCACGACCTACGCAATCGATGTACGTACCGCGAAGGAGTTCGCGCATGACGGTCTACGCGGTACGGTCCATGCACCAGGTGGTCAGCTCCTGCAAGCTACCGATCAGACCATCGGCGTACGCGGCGCACGCGTGCTGCTGATCGACCACGACGGCGTACGCGCGCAGGTGATCGCGACATGGTTGTGGCAACTCGGTATCGATGCCGCGTTGATCGATTCGCGCGATGCCGCCGTGCTGAACTTCGGCGCTGAGGACGGCGCGCACGTTGCGGCGGTGCCGAAACTCGAATCGCTGGACGGTGACGCTTTGCGCCGCCTCGTTGCAGACGATGGAAAACCGCCGCTCTATCTGCTCGATTTACGCAGCAGCGCTGCGTATCGTCGCGAGCACGCAAGGGGCGCGCACTGGACCATTCGGCCGCAACTGCCGCAAGCGCTCGCCTCGATCGGTGCGAATGCACGCGATACGTTCCTGTTGTTCGCCGACACACCCGCAGTGGCGGAACTCGCCGCGCTAGACCTGAGAGAAGCGGGGTACACGGTGCTTGCCGTGGCGGCGGATGGCATCGATGCGTGGCGCGATGCGGGGCTGCCGCTCGAAGCGTCGCCGGATCGTCCGGCCGACGACGCGCGGATCGACTATCTGTTCTTCGTGCACGATCGGCACGAGGGCAATCTCGATGCGGCGCGTGCGTATCTCGCGTGGGAAACCGGCCTGATTGCGCAGTGTGCGCCGGATGAACTCGCGGCGTTCCGGATCGACCCGCGCGCGGGCGAGAAGACAAGTGCACCGGACCCATCGAACGTGGCGCGCCCGTCGTGGCCGGGCGGTGGAGCGGGGACACGCGATTCGCGCGTCCGCGATTCTGCTACGCGGCCGGTACTGCGCGAGCGTCTGCGGATTCCGTGA
- the metC gene encoding cystathionine beta-lyase, with protein MTAQPDRIETRLLHAGSPPFEAGLAPVNVPVVRTSTVRFERHADREGAAQRRRDGEPVATYGRHGMSTHRALEAALAELEQANEVLLAPSGLAAISLVFLALLSPGDHVLVQDSVYGPVREKIEPLLSRLQVSFDYFDASQGPLPAQLRDNTRLIYVESPGSYLYQVVDLPALARFAQERGVLLAADNTWSAGLLHRPLTLGADVSIQATTKYAGGHSDLMQGAVAIRDAALARRLRDTHDALGLSVSADDAYLALRGIRTLPVRLAQHAHNALAVAGYLAAEPAVARVFHPAWSGDPGHALWQRDFSGSNGLVSFALRGDRAQAVAFVDALRLFSIGASWGGYESLALIAQVSRLREQHYWRGAEPVVRLHIGLESSDDLIADLAQAFRRVLR; from the coding sequence ATGACAGCACAACCGGACCGCATCGAAACACGGTTGTTACATGCGGGTTCACCGCCGTTCGAAGCCGGTCTCGCACCAGTGAACGTGCCGGTGGTTAGAACCAGTACGGTACGTTTCGAGCGTCACGCAGATCGCGAAGGCGCTGCGCAGCGTCGCCGCGATGGCGAGCCCGTTGCCACGTACGGTCGTCACGGCATGTCGACGCATCGCGCGCTCGAGGCGGCGCTCGCGGAACTGGAACAGGCAAACGAAGTGCTGCTCGCACCGTCTGGCCTCGCAGCGATCTCGCTCGTGTTTCTTGCGCTGCTGTCGCCCGGTGACCACGTGCTGGTGCAGGACAGCGTGTACGGCCCGGTACGCGAGAAGATCGAACCGCTGCTGTCGCGTCTGCAGGTGTCGTTCGATTACTTCGATGCATCGCAGGGTCCGCTGCCCGCGCAACTGCGTGACAACACGCGGCTCATCTACGTGGAGTCGCCGGGATCGTATCTCTACCAGGTCGTCGATCTGCCGGCGCTCGCGCGTTTCGCGCAAGAACGCGGCGTGCTGCTCGCAGCCGACAACACCTGGAGCGCGGGACTGCTGCATCGACCTCTGACGCTCGGTGCCGATGTGTCGATCCAGGCGACGACGAAATACGCGGGCGGTCACTCCGATCTGATGCAGGGCGCCGTGGCGATACGCGACGCTGCGCTTGCGCGGCGACTGCGCGATACGCACGATGCCCTTGGTTTAAGCGTCAGCGCCGACGATGCGTACCTCGCGCTGCGCGGCATCCGCACGCTGCCGGTGCGTCTTGCGCAGCATGCGCACAATGCGCTTGCGGTGGCCGGCTATCTGGCCGCAGAGCCGGCCGTCGCGCGCGTCTTTCATCCAGCATGGTCCGGCGACCCCGGGCATGCGTTATGGCAGCGCGATTTCAGTGGCTCGAACGGGCTCGTGTCGTTTGCGCTGCGCGGCGACCGGGCGCAGGCGGTTGCTTTTGTCGACGCGCTGCGACTGTTCTCGATCGGCGCATCGTGGGGCGGCTACGAAAGCCTCGCGCTGATCGCCCAGGTGTCGCGTTTGCGCGAACAGCACTACTGGCGCGGTGCGGAACCGGTTGTTCGACTGCACATCGGCCTCGAATCGTCTGACGATCTGATCGCCGACCTCGCTCAGGCGTTCCGTCGCGTGCTGCGCTAA
- a CDS encoding cysteine dioxygenase family protein, translating to MSTTDTSTSTDIAEARRDAVTELLAQARRIVDGLGVTRAALDAISDRLLELAMHADLFPAADFPPPAGDSGNTSTRYRLNPGKDGFALYVNSLLPGKTTIPHNHDTWAVIAAIDGAELNRLYRRTDDRTDPERATLELDRELVVRPGVPVAFLPDDIHSIHVEGTTPTLHLHLYGRPLETLTGRLGFEPDTGRVVRYNATHMQRSTQAVG from the coding sequence ATGTCCACCACCGATACCTCCACCTCTACCGATATCGCCGAAGCCCGCCGTGACGCAGTGACCGAACTGCTCGCGCAAGCGCGCCGCATTGTCGACGGACTCGGCGTGACCCGCGCCGCGCTCGATGCGATCAGCGACCGTCTGCTCGAACTCGCGATGCACGCCGATCTGTTTCCCGCCGCCGATTTTCCGCCTCCCGCCGGCGACAGTGGCAATACCTCGACGCGCTATCGTCTGAATCCCGGCAAGGACGGTTTTGCGCTGTATGTGAACTCGCTGCTGCCAGGCAAAACGACGATTCCGCACAACCACGATACGTGGGCCGTGATCGCGGCAATCGACGGCGCCGAGCTGAATCGTCTCTATCGTCGCACCGACGACCGCACCGACCCCGAACGCGCGACGCTCGAACTCGACCGCGAACTGGTCGTACGTCCCGGTGTACCGGTGGCATTCCTGCCCGACGACATTCACAGCATCCACGTCGAAGGTACGACACCGACGCTGCATTTGCACCTGTACGGCCGGCCGCTCGAAACATTGACGGGGCGTCTCGGATTCGAACCGGACACGGGCCGTGTGGTGCGTTACAACGCGACGCATATGCAGCGTTCGACGCAGGCGGTCGGCTGA
- a CDS encoding amino acid ABC transporter ATP-binding protein, whose translation MSRAALDVSNVLGVDGLIAREALGTARHNVHEFQAATAPILDVAPSNALLSLRNVHLSYGATPVLNGIDLSVRRGHAVSIIGPSGSGKSTILRCINGLLTPQYGDIYVDGIDVRVQTTDAQKIALRKRIGFVFQQYNLFPHLNVLDNLTLAPTSVLGRSRAEAEHDAHALLAKVRLADKARAYPGALSGGQQQRVAIARALAMRPDLILFDEVTSALDPETVGEVLNVIGELADEGQTCVLVTHEMRFAEDVSDEVFFTEGGVILEHGPAREVFSDPANERTRLFLQRARGEDRHSVRRRAAG comes from the coding sequence ATGAGTCGCGCGGCGCTCGATGTATCGAACGTGCTGGGTGTAGATGGGCTCATTGCGCGCGAAGCGCTGGGTACTGCGCGTCATAACGTGCATGAGTTTCAGGCTGCAACCGCGCCCATTCTGGACGTAGCACCTTCGAACGCGCTCCTCTCGCTGCGCAATGTGCATCTCTCGTACGGCGCAACGCCCGTGCTGAACGGTATCGATCTGTCGGTGCGGCGCGGTCACGCGGTGTCGATCATCGGGCCGTCGGGATCGGGTAAATCGACGATCCTGCGTTGTATCAATGGGCTGTTGACGCCACAGTACGGTGACATCTACGTCGACGGTATCGACGTTCGCGTGCAAACCACCGACGCGCAGAAGATCGCGCTACGCAAGCGGATCGGTTTCGTGTTCCAGCAATACAACCTGTTTCCACACCTGAACGTACTCGACAACCTGACGCTGGCACCGACCAGTGTGCTCGGTCGTAGTCGCGCCGAAGCCGAACACGATGCCCACGCGCTGCTCGCAAAAGTGCGGCTCGCCGACAAGGCGCGTGCCTATCCCGGCGCGCTGTCCGGCGGCCAGCAGCAGCGTGTCGCGATCGCGCGTGCGCTGGCCATGCGGCCCGACCTGATCCTGTTCGACGAAGTGACCTCGGCGCTCGATCCGGAGACTGTCGGCGAAGTGCTCAATGTGATCGGCGAACTGGCGGACGAAGGGCAGACCTGCGTACTCGTCACGCACGAAATGCGCTTTGCCGAAGACGTCAGCGACGAAGTGTTTTTCACGGAAGGCGGTGTGATCCTCGAACACGGGCCCGCACGCGAGGTGTTCAGCGATCCCGCTAACGAACGCACGCGGCTCTTCCTGCAACGCGCGCGCGGCGAAGACCGGCACAGCGTGCGGCGTCGCGCGGCAGGTTGA
- a CDS encoding transporter substrate-binding domain-containing protein: protein MTHPLSRCTHIFRPLYRAAILASAALFMSGVAHADATLDRIASRHEIAVGVLIGGSPFGSLDPQTQQPRGVNVDLANDIGRRLGVKVTLVSVQPSTRVQFLQQGKVDILIANMEYNAQRGELLDYVPTPYYRVGGTAITLKTSGIERWEDLRGKPVCISQGSSYIRPLVERYGAVPRAFQGSSQSLLALRGGSCVAAVHDAAPLLYPLQQRDPEWRDYRTLQPELEPAPSVIWVRKGEKDTVAKLDAIVKDWHRSGWLIEDEAKNGLTPPSPALAEWHRQLPTVQ from the coding sequence ATGACTCATCCGCTCTCGCGTTGCACCCACATCTTTCGTCCTTTGTACCGCGCTGCAATACTCGCGTCGGCCGCGCTCTTTATGTCCGGCGTCGCACACGCCGATGCGACGCTCGACCGGATCGCGTCGCGCCACGAGATTGCGGTCGGCGTACTGATCGGCGGTAGCCCGTTCGGTTCGCTCGATCCGCAGACGCAGCAGCCGCGTGGTGTCAACGTCGATCTAGCCAACGATATCGGTCGCCGGCTCGGCGTGAAGGTCACACTGGTTTCCGTGCAGCCATCCACCCGAGTGCAGTTCCTGCAGCAAGGCAAGGTCGACATCCTGATCGCGAACATGGAATACAACGCGCAGCGCGGCGAACTGCTCGACTACGTGCCGACGCCCTACTACCGCGTCGGCGGCACTGCGATTACCTTGAAAACGAGCGGCATCGAACGTTGGGAAGATCTGCGCGGTAAGCCCGTTTGCATCTCGCAGGGCAGCAGCTATATCCGGCCGCTCGTCGAGCGCTACGGTGCCGTCCCGCGCGCGTTCCAGGGCTCATCGCAATCGCTGCTCGCACTGCGCGGCGGTAGTTGCGTCGCTGCCGTGCACGACGCCGCACCGCTGCTTTATCCGTTGCAACAACGCGATCCCGAATGGCGCGATTACCGGACGCTACAACCCGAACTCGAACCCGCGCCTTCGGTGATCTGGGTACGCAAGGGTGAAAAGGACACGGTCGCGAAGCTCGATGCGATCGTGAAGGACTGGCATCGCAGCGGCTGGCTGATCGAGGACGAGGCGAAGAACGGCCTGACTCCGCCCTCGCCTGCGCTTGCCGAATGGCACCGGCAGTTACCGACTGTCCAATGA
- a CDS encoding amino acid ABC transporter permease has translation MSSTNAISTALDALARVGLDYRFLLDAYDRTPFLTGMLTSLEIVVSTLAGSVVAGFVLLLLLRSRNRAVAGTTRAFVELARNTPTIVQLYCAFLVLNMLLSQWLHQQNLDNPFKPFFWVVFVLSLHKGAFHAEALRAGFDAVPAQTLEGAESLGLSRWVRLRRVELPLAIRTALPALVNNMVELVKASSLASAIAVGDITYQSIMIWTQRDNVLALMIVILLFFGALTWLVSRAGRWLERRLWVPGYGH, from the coding sequence ATGAGCTCGACGAACGCGATCAGCACCGCGCTCGATGCACTCGCACGAGTCGGTCTCGACTATCGCTTCCTGCTCGACGCCTACGATCGCACGCCGTTCCTGACCGGCATGCTGACGAGCCTTGAGATCGTCGTGTCGACACTCGCGGGCAGCGTCGTTGCCGGGTTCGTGTTGCTGCTCCTGTTGCGGTCGCGCAATCGCGCGGTAGCCGGCACGACACGCGCATTCGTCGAACTCGCGCGCAATACGCCGACCATCGTGCAGCTTTACTGCGCGTTCCTCGTGCTGAACATGTTGCTGTCGCAATGGCTGCATCAACAGAATCTCGACAATCCTTTCAAGCCGTTTTTCTGGGTCGTTTTCGTACTGTCGCTGCACAAGGGCGCGTTTCATGCGGAAGCGCTGCGCGCCGGTTTCGATGCGGTACCTGCGCAGACGCTAGAAGGCGCCGAATCGTTGGGATTGAGCCGCTGGGTGAGACTGCGGCGCGTCGAGCTCCCGCTCGCCATCCGCACCGCGTTGCCCGCGCTCGTCAACAACATGGTCGAACTCGTCAAGGCATCGTCGCTCGCTTCCGCCATTGCGGTCGGTGACATCACGTATCAATCGATCATGATCTGGACGCAGCGCGACAACGTGCTCGCGTTGATGATCGTGATCCTGTTGTTCTTCGGCGCACTGACGTGGCTCGTGAGCCGCGCGGGACGCTGGCTCGAACGCCGCTTGTGGGTGCCTGGCTATGGCCACTAG
- a CDS encoding amino acid ABC transporter permease, whose product MATRTPLIGAPGRYGAAPIVFAVLAALGIALEIELAHGGWRNETLVHLVEWAPALARGFAMNVAISLGAIAIGSAVGFAVGALALTQGLAGRLARLLVQAFRNAPWLVLIYFTTYVFPFEFSLFGHTVPFPDWLKVTLALALPASANVAEVFRGAVASIPTTQWDAAESLALSRAQILRLVVVPQCVRRMLPPWMNVYAIITMGTALSSLVGIHDLLDTAQIASSTVARSSFTVLTYVATLAIFFAWCYPVSRATRWLERRFVV is encoded by the coding sequence ATGGCCACTAGAACGCCTCTCATCGGTGCGCCGGGGCGCTATGGGGCAGCCCCCATCGTGTTCGCCGTGCTCGCGGCACTTGGCATCGCGCTGGAAATCGAACTGGCACACGGTGGCTGGCGCAATGAGACGCTGGTGCATCTGGTCGAATGGGCGCCCGCGCTCGCGCGCGGCTTTGCGATGAACGTCGCGATCAGTCTTGGGGCGATCGCGATCGGTTCAGCGGTCGGCTTTGCAGTCGGCGCGCTCGCGCTGACGCAAGGTTTGGCGGGCCGGCTTGCGCGCTTATTGGTGCAGGCGTTTCGCAATGCACCGTGGCTCGTGCTGATCTACTTCACGACCTATGTGTTTCCGTTCGAATTCTCATTGTTCGGCCATACGGTGCCGTTTCCCGACTGGCTCAAGGTGACGCTGGCGCTCGCATTGCCGGCAAGCGCGAACGTCGCCGAGGTTTTCCGCGGCGCGGTTGCGTCGATTCCGACTACGCAATGGGATGCGGCGGAATCGCTCGCGCTGTCGCGTGCGCAGATTTTGCGGCTCGTCGTCGTGCCGCAATGCGTGCGACGCATGCTGCCACCGTGGATGAACGTCTACGCGATCATCACGATGGGTACGGCGCTTTCATCGCTGGTCGGTATTCATGATCTGCTCGATACGGCGCAGATTGCGAGCAGTACCGTTGCGCGGTCGAGCTTCACAGTGCTCACTTATGTCGCAACGCTCGCGATATTTTTTGCGTGGTGTTATCCGGTTTCGCGGGCGACGCGGTGGCTGGAGCGGCGGTTCGTTGTGTAA
- a CDS encoding ABC transporter ATP-binding protein, translating into MSDPLLKLEHIETFYGPVQVHFDVNVEVGRGQIVSLLGGNASGKSTTMKIILGLHRPRKGDVWFEGERVTALPTPQLVRRGIGSVPEARRLFGDMTVRENVLMGAYTRRDRAAIADDYERVLDLFPRVRERLAQQAGTLSGGEQQMLAMARALMGRPKLICMDEPTMGLSPLYVEKVLELIQTINRDGVTFFMVEQNASLALEIAHYGYVLQTGRVVLEGAADVLLGDERIRDAYLGGEPAALS; encoded by the coding sequence ATGAGCGATCCGCTGCTGAAACTGGAACACATCGAGACGTTCTACGGCCCGGTCCAGGTCCATTTCGACGTGAATGTCGAGGTCGGTCGCGGGCAGATTGTTAGCTTGCTCGGCGGCAATGCGAGCGGCAAATCGACGACGATGAAGATCATCCTTGGGCTGCACCGTCCGCGTAAGGGCGACGTGTGGTTCGAAGGGGAACGTGTGACCGCGCTGCCGACGCCGCAGCTCGTGCGTCGCGGCATCGGCTCGGTGCCCGAGGCGCGGCGGCTGTTCGGCGACATGACGGTGCGTGAGAACGTGCTGATGGGTGCGTACACGCGGCGCGACCGTGCGGCTATCGCGGACGACTACGAACGCGTGCTCGATCTGTTTCCGCGTGTGCGAGAGCGGCTTGCGCAGCAGGCCGGCACGTTATCGGGTGGGGAGCAGCAGATGCTCGCCATGGCGCGCGCGCTGATGGGGCGCCCGAAGCTGATCTGCATGGATGAGCCGACCATGGGCCTGTCGCCGCTCTATGTCGAGAAGGTGCTTGAGCTGATTCAGACGATCAACCGCGATGGGGTGACGTTTTTTATGGTCGAGCAGAACGCTAGTCTTGCGCTTGAGATCGCGCATTACGGCTATGTGTTGCAGACCGGACGTGTGGTACTCGAAGGAGCCGCCGACGTGCTGCTCGGCGACGAGCGGATTCGCGATGCGTATCTGGGTGGTGAGCCGGCGGCGTTGTCTTGA
- a CDS encoding ABC transporter ATP-binding protein has protein sequence MTTTAMTSMLLEVRDITRRFGGLTAVDAVSLAIAPGELVSVIGPNGAGKSTLFNLITGLDTPDAGRVTFDGRDITGTRPERLAALGVARTFQHGRVFGNLSVLDNVLVGAHARLRATRPGWPVFGAVREVLSALVGSPALRREDTALRAEAREIIAGFGERLLPRIDHPTHSLSYANRRRVEIARALALHPRILLLDEPTAGMNETETAEMLVLIQQLKARGLTILLIEHKLDLVMRLSDRVIVLDNGTKIAEGLPRDVRNHPRVIEAYLGHRNVGGAQAVAATAA, from the coding sequence ATGACGACGACTGCGATGACCTCGATGCTTCTCGAAGTGCGTGACATCACGCGTCGTTTTGGCGGGCTCACTGCGGTCGACGCCGTGAGTCTCGCGATCGCACCCGGCGAACTGGTTAGCGTGATTGGACCGAACGGCGCAGGCAAGTCGACGCTGTTCAATCTGATCACCGGCCTCGATACGCCGGATGCAGGGCGCGTGACGTTCGACGGACGCGACATTACCGGCACGCGTCCCGAGCGGCTTGCCGCGCTCGGTGTCGCACGAACGTTTCAGCACGGGCGCGTATTCGGCAACCTGAGCGTGCTCGATAACGTGCTGGTCGGCGCGCATGCGCGACTGCGCGCGACGCGGCCCGGCTGGCCCGTGTTCGGCGCAGTGCGCGAAGTGCTGTCCGCGCTCGTGGGGTCTCCTGCGTTGCGTCGTGAGGACACAGCGCTGCGGGCCGAGGCGCGCGAAATCATCGCCGGTTTCGGCGAGCGGTTGTTGCCGCGCATCGATCATCCGACGCACAGCCTGTCGTATGCGAACCGCCGGCGTGTCGAGATTGCTCGCGCACTAGCATTGCATCCGCGCATCCTGTTGCTCGACGAACCGACCGCCGGCATGAACGAAACCGAAACCGCCGAAATGCTGGTACTGATCCAGCAATTGAAAGCGCGCGGACTGACGATCCTGCTGATCGAACACAAGCTCGACCTCGTGATGCGCCTGTCGGATCGCGTGATCGTGCTCGACAACGGCACGAAGATCGCCGAGGGATTGCCGCGCGACGTGCGCAATCATCCGCGCGTGATTGAAGCCTACCTGGGTCATCGTAACGTTGGCGGGGCGCAGGCCGTTGCCGCGACGGCGGCGTGA